In a genomic window of Helianthus annuus cultivar XRQ/B chromosome 10, HanXRQr2.0-SUNRISE, whole genome shotgun sequence:
- the LOC110887761 gene encoding uncharacterized protein LOC110887761, with protein MSISVDNNNLSFVNDLNPGKDMWNMKARIIQKWNQGYKMDLILIDEKGAKIQAGIKSHLIHVFDGQLQQDAVVILSKFGVGENKDLYKVVVQPYKINFYRCTVVTPMRDWQGVEYGFNFRAYEDILQGEALNALNVDVVGSVISCGDLEIFDRPPNETKTMNLDIEDLEGKVLRCTVWNDYALQIKDFISKIPPHEHVMAVIQHGKCKEWKGEYTVQSDKFATRIFLNEEIDEVNELRRRLVLKFGQGSGSTSQTILSSQSVFPLHKEFVTEGVKKHVDEISEIEKEMSCVVVATIKIVQEDYDDIVRLPATSLVCPKCHSECTLITIKFKVQVRVQDESGSVSFVMFDRDFQKLLGLVTSDIRERQVKANDTGFPHEIFRLVDKKAAFKIDVSEFNLKNAYRVYTVTQEVADVKDVNLSESSQVSAERTSRDVVSVTADSLAVEVEKDSGSSPNGKRMAQDADVVNVGELSTNVRRTWKKLTKLNN; from the exons ATGTCAATATCAGTTGACAATAACAATCTTAGTTTTGTTAACGATTTGAATCCTGGGAAAGATATGTGGAACATGAAAGCGAGAATTATTCAAAAATGGAATCAGGGTTACAAGATGGATCTCATCTTGATTGATGAAAAG GGTGCTAAGATTCAAGCAGGTATTAAAAGTCACCTAATACATGTTTTTGATGGACAACTTCAACAAGATGCTGTTGTGATTCTGTCGAAATTTGGTGTTGGTGAgaataaagatttatataaaGTAGTAGTGCAGCCttataaaatcaacttttatAGATGCACAGTTGTTACTCCTATGAGAGATTGGCAAGGTGTTGAGTATGGTTTCAACTTCAGAGCTTATGAAGATATTCTTCAAGGAGAGGCGTTAAACGCTTTGAATGTTG ATGTTGTTGGATCTGTGATTTCTTGTGGAGATCTTGAAATCTTTGATCGGCCTCCAAATGAGACTAAGACGATGAATTTAGATATTGAAGACTTGGA GGGTAAGGTTTTGCGGTGTACTGTGTGGAATGATTATGCTCTGCAGATTAAGGACTTCATTTCTAAAATCCCACCACATGAGCATGTGATGGCTGTTATACAGCATGGAAAGTGTAAGGAATGGAAAG GTGAATATACTGTTCAAAGTGATAAGTTTGCAACACGAATTTTTCTGaatgaagaaattgatgaagTTAATGAGCTAAGGAGGAG GCTTGTACTGAAGTTTGGACAAGGGAGTGGTTCTACTTCTCAAACAATACTATCGTCTCAGAGTGTTTTTCCATTGCATAAAGAATTTGTAACTGAAGGTgtgaagaaacatgttgatgagatTAGTGAGATAGAAAAG GAAATGTCTTGTGTTGTGGTTGCGACAATTAAGATTGTGCAAGAAGATTATG atgaTATTGTTCGATTGCCTGCCACTTCTTTGGTTTGTCCCAAATGTCATAGTGAATGTACATTGATCACCATAAA GTTCAAGGTGCAAGTGCGGGTGCAGGATGAGAGTGGTAGTGTTTCTTTTGTTATGTTTGATAGAGATTTTCAGAAGCTTCTTGGATTAGTGACGAGTGACATAAGAGAGAGGCAGGTTAAGGCCAATGATACTGGATTCCCTCATGAGATATTTCGATTGGTTGATAAGAAGGCTGCTTTTAAGATTGATGTTTCGGAGTTCAATCTTAAAAATGCCTATCGTGTTTATACG GTTACTCAAGAGGTAGCTGACGTTAAAGATGTTAACCTTTCAGAATCTTCCCAGGTGTCTGCTGAACGAACTTCAAGG GATGTTGTCTCTGTTACGGCCGACTCTTTAGccgttgaagttgaaaaggattCTGGATCAAGTCCCAATGGAAAGCGGATGGCTCAAGATGCCGATGTTGTCAACGTTGGTGAGCTATCCACTAATGTGAGAAGAACCTGGAAGAAGCTGACTAAGCTTAACAATTAG